The following are from one region of the Rhodopirellula sp. P2 genome:
- a CDS encoding RimK family alpha-L-glutamate ligase, whose protein sequence is MKLAILSCSPRCYSTRRLVEAAEQRGIKAKVLNTLKFAIDLAEGEPDLYYRSKQLSDYDGVLPRIGSSITYFGTAVVRQFEQMDVFCANSSAGISNSRDKLRSMQILSRHQIGIPQTTFVRDRKDILPAIERVGGSPVIIKLLEGTQGVGVILAENVKVAEAIIETLQSTKQNVLVQQFVAESRGKDIRAFVIGDRVVAAMRRVAVGTEFRSNVHRGGQTEAVVLDETYAETAVRAAQIMGLRVAGVDMLEGANGPQVMEVNSSPGLEGIESSTKLDIAGAIIDYMSAQVDFPEVDVRQRLTVSRGYGVTELHVRDGSDYVGKTIDESGLPELDINVLTLYRGTTVIPNPRLKRTLEPHDRLLCFGKLEAMRGMVPEKVRKQRRPKIKRLPDSAATIQAESSRDD, encoded by the coding sequence TTGAAACTTGCCATCCTGTCCTGCTCACCCCGTTGCTACAGCACCCGACGCTTGGTGGAAGCAGCTGAACAACGCGGCATCAAAGCCAAAGTTCTCAACACGCTGAAGTTTGCGATCGACTTGGCGGAGGGTGAACCCGACCTTTACTACCGCAGCAAACAGCTCAGTGATTACGACGGCGTGCTGCCCCGGATCGGCTCATCGATCACGTACTTCGGCACCGCCGTGGTCCGCCAGTTCGAACAGATGGACGTGTTCTGCGCGAACTCCTCCGCCGGGATCAGCAATTCCCGCGACAAACTTCGCAGCATGCAAATCCTTTCTCGGCACCAGATTGGAATCCCTCAAACCACATTTGTGCGCGACCGCAAGGACATCCTGCCCGCGATTGAACGCGTTGGCGGATCGCCAGTGATCATCAAGTTGCTGGAAGGCACTCAAGGTGTCGGCGTGATCTTGGCGGAAAACGTCAAGGTGGCCGAAGCCATCATCGAGACGCTGCAAAGCACCAAGCAGAATGTGCTAGTTCAACAGTTCGTGGCCGAAAGTCGCGGCAAAGACATTCGGGCGTTCGTGATCGGGGATCGAGTCGTGGCCGCCATGCGCCGCGTCGCGGTGGGAACCGAATTCCGCAGCAACGTCCACCGGGGCGGCCAAACCGAAGCGGTGGTGCTGGACGAAACTTATGCGGAGACCGCTGTTCGCGCCGCCCAAATCATGGGATTGCGAGTTGCCGGTGTGGACATGCTGGAAGGAGCCAATGGCCCGCAAGTGATGGAAGTCAATTCGTCACCCGGCCTGGAAGGCATCGAGTCCTCCACCAAACTGGACATCGCCGGGGCGATCATTGATTACATGTCCGCCCAAGTGGACTTCCCCGAAGTGGATGTTCGTCAACGACTGACGGTCAGCCGCGGCTATGGCGTGACGGAACTCCATGTTCGCGATGGATCGGACTACGTCGGGAAGACGATTGATGAGTCCGGCTTGCCGGAACTGGACATCAACGTGCTGACGCTTTATCGCGGCACCACGGTGATCCCCAACCCGCGTCTGAAACGCACGCTCGAACCCCACGACCGCTTGCTGTGCTTCGGGAAATTGGAAGCGATGCGAGGCATGGTTCCCGAGAAAGTCCGCAAGCAACGGCGGCCGAAAATCAAACGCCTCCCCGATTCCGCCGCGACCATTCAGGCCGAATCTTCTCGCGACGATTGA
- a CDS encoding ATP-dependent zinc protease family protein yields the protein MTNDPSRNQPSTESTGSKLLPTDPLVVIGWREWVGLPELKVRHVKAKIDTGARSSSLHAFDVDTYFDQDVERVRFSIHPVQQRDDLHIEADVPILERRHIRSSNGNVSERIVIRTPLEILRRRVMVDLTLANRDSMGFRMLVGREAIRNRFLVDCGASFLAGRRKRKRSGGTEPPQK from the coding sequence ATGACAAACGATCCTAGCCGCAACCAGCCTTCGACGGAATCGACGGGTTCAAAACTGCTTCCCACCGACCCTCTGGTGGTCATTGGTTGGCGTGAGTGGGTTGGTTTGCCTGAGTTGAAGGTCCGTCACGTCAAAGCCAAGATCGACACGGGCGCCCGGTCCAGTTCGCTGCACGCGTTCGATGTTGACACTTATTTTGACCAGGATGTTGAACGCGTTCGGTTCTCGATTCATCCTGTCCAACAACGCGATGACCTTCACATCGAAGCGGATGTGCCCATTTTGGAACGACGCCACATTCGCAGCAGCAATGGCAATGTCAGCGAGCGGATTGTGATCCGAACCCCGCTGGAAATTCTGCGACGCCGCGTGATGGTCGATTTGACACTCGCGAATCGTGACTCGATGGGATTCCGTATGTTGGTCGGTCGCGAAGCCATTCGAAATCGATTCTTGGTCGACTGCGGCGCCTCCTTTTTGGCAGGGCGTCGAAAACGCAAACGCTCCGGTGGAACCGAACCACCACAGAAGTGA
- a CDS encoding SDR family NAD(P)-dependent oxidoreductase — translation MSAESSDSIPSAAPTRSLQGKRALISGASRGIGRGIALEMAQAGASVTINYHSNPEEAEGVVQECEALGVSAFALGADISDSDQVQTLVDTATDRMGGLDIIVSNAAYSDRHLMLESDMNEFRRTIDVSMWGAFYLVRAGAQKLVDAGNGGNIVVISSPHAHMPTPGAMAYNMAKAANDQMARTAAVELASQRIRVNLIHPGWIDTPGERKFFHEETLRSEGAKLPWGRLGQIREIGRGAVFLCDPKSEYITGSTLTIDGGIQLPWREMYRVEEARRETNAS, via the coding sequence ATGTCCGCTGAATCATCCGATTCGATCCCTTCCGCTGCCCCCACGCGATCCCTGCAGGGCAAGCGTGCGCTGATCTCGGGAGCTTCGCGTGGGATTGGGCGCGGAATCGCTTTGGAAATGGCTCAGGCCGGCGCTTCGGTTACGATAAATTATCATTCCAACCCCGAGGAAGCCGAAGGCGTCGTCCAAGAGTGCGAGGCACTTGGCGTGTCCGCGTTTGCACTCGGAGCCGACATTTCAGATTCGGATCAGGTCCAGACGCTGGTCGACACGGCAACCGATCGGATGGGAGGGCTCGACATCATCGTCAGCAACGCTGCTTACAGCGATCGGCACCTGATGTTGGAATCGGACATGAACGAATTCCGACGCACCATCGATGTCAGCATGTGGGGGGCATTTTATCTCGTTCGAGCCGGTGCTCAGAAGCTGGTGGATGCCGGCAACGGGGGCAACATTGTCGTGATCAGCAGCCCGCATGCTCACATGCCAACGCCTGGTGCGATGGCCTACAACATGGCCAAGGCGGCGAACGATCAGATGGCCCGAACGGCCGCGGTGGAACTCGCCTCCCAGCGAATTCGTGTGAACCTCATTCATCCAGGCTGGATTGACACTCCTGGAGAACGAAAGTTCTTCCACGAGGAAACTTTGCGTTCCGAAGGTGCCAAGTTGCCCTGGGGACGCCTGGGCCAAATTCGCGAAATCGGTCGCGGTGCGGTTTTCTTGTGCGATCCCAAAAGTGAATACATCACCGGCAGCACCCTGACGATTGACGGTGGCATTCAATTGCCATGGCGTGAGATGTACCGAGTCGAAGAAGCCCGTCGTGAAACGAACGCGAGCTGA
- a CDS encoding MBL fold metallo-hydrolase has translation MKTLEVHCLGTAGYHPNETRHTSCYFLPQSGVLLDAGTGIFRLPELIQTDHLDILLSHAHLDHVVGLTFLLDILYQRPVKEVRVWGQAEKLAAIQEHLFHESLFPVALPVSWHSIDEQSEWDLQGTKMSWRLQEHPGGSVAYRLEAARPDSTSSDSPAVLVYATDTLGAEDAETLQWMSGADLLMHECNFDDQNQKWAEKTGHCYLQKALQIAVQTQPKRLLLTHINPVAELQLDGEVPSLQCPIEIATDGLRVAF, from the coding sequence ATGAAGACATTGGAAGTGCATTGTTTGGGGACGGCAGGGTACCACCCCAACGAAACTCGCCACACGTCGTGTTACTTTCTGCCGCAAAGCGGCGTGCTGCTGGATGCAGGAACCGGAATCTTCCGCTTGCCAGAATTGATCCAAACCGATCACCTGGACATTCTGCTCAGCCACGCTCACCTGGATCATGTCGTGGGTCTGACGTTCCTGTTGGACATTCTGTATCAACGTCCTGTGAAAGAGGTCCGCGTGTGGGGCCAAGCGGAGAAACTGGCCGCCATTCAAGAACACCTGTTCCACGAGTCGCTTTTCCCGGTGGCTCTTCCGGTGTCCTGGCATTCAATTGACGAGCAATCGGAGTGGGACCTGCAGGGCACGAAGATGTCGTGGCGACTGCAAGAGCACCCGGGTGGATCGGTGGCATACCGGCTGGAGGCCGCACGCCCCGACTCCACTTCCTCGGATTCGCCGGCCGTCCTGGTCTACGCCACCGACACGCTGGGCGCGGAAGACGCTGAAACGCTGCAGTGGATGTCGGGTGCCGATCTGCTGATGCACGAGTGCAACTTCGACGATCAAAATCAGAAGTGGGCCGAGAAGACCGGGCACTGCTACCTTCAAAAGGCATTGCAAATCGCGGTTCAAACGCAGCCCAAACGTCTGCTGCTCACGCACATCAATCCAGTCGCTGAATTGCAACTGGACGGTGAAGTTCCGTCGTTGCAGTGCCCGATCGAAATTGCGACGGACGGGTTGCGGGTCGCGTTTTAA